The Sphingopyxis fribergensis genome contains a region encoding:
- a CDS encoding polyprenyl synthetase family protein yields the protein MASVDSEVSRGTQLLLSTQAEVATGIDRLFDQLLPVPLDPRGPLYEAMRHAAIAGGKRLRPLLVRAAGDLFHVDRALTLRVGAAVEAMHVYSLIHDDLPCMDDDDMRRGKPTVHKAYDEATAVLAGDSLHALAFEWLCDPVTSADPFVRGELCCELARAAGPAGMAGGQMMDLAAETSNFDLPTVTRLQQLKTGALIAFSVEAGAILARIPPEGRAPLRAYSRDIGLAFQIADDIMDVEGDEALAGKALHKDEAAGKATFVTLMGIERAREQATALVDQAIGHLASYGGEAALLRAIARYVVERDR from the coding sequence ATGGCGTCCGTCGACAGCGAAGTTTCGCGCGGCACACAATTGCTTCTGTCCACGCAGGCCGAGGTTGCCACCGGCATCGACCGTCTGTTCGACCAATTGCTGCCCGTACCCCTCGATCCGCGCGGTCCGCTTTATGAAGCGATGCGCCACGCAGCGATTGCGGGCGGCAAGCGGCTGCGTCCGCTGCTGGTACGCGCCGCGGGCGACCTGTTTCACGTCGACCGCGCGCTGACCCTGCGCGTCGGCGCGGCGGTCGAGGCGATGCACGTCTATTCGCTGATCCACGACGATCTGCCGTGCATGGACGATGACGATATGCGCCGCGGCAAGCCGACGGTGCACAAGGCGTATGACGAAGCGACCGCAGTGCTCGCGGGCGATTCACTCCATGCCCTCGCCTTCGAATGGCTGTGTGACCCGGTGACCAGCGCCGATCCCTTCGTGCGCGGCGAACTCTGCTGCGAACTTGCGCGCGCCGCGGGGCCGGCGGGCATGGCGGGCGGGCAGATGATGGATCTTGCCGCCGAGACGTCGAATTTCGACCTGCCGACAGTGACGCGGCTGCAACAGCTCAAGACCGGGGCACTGATCGCCTTTTCGGTCGAGGCTGGCGCGATCCTCGCGCGTATCCCGCCCGAGGGCCGCGCACCGCTGCGCGCATATTCGCGCGACATCGGGCTCGCGTTCCAGATCGCCGACGACATCATGGACGTCGAGGGCGACGAGGCGCTCGCGGGCAAGGCGCTGCACAAGGACGAGGCCGCGGGCAAGGCGACCTTCGTCACATTGATGGGGATCGAACGCGCGCGCGAACAGGCGACGGCGCTCGTCGATCAGGCGATCGGGCATCTGGCGAGTTATGGCGGCGAGGCGGCGCTGCTGCGTGCGATCGCCCGCTATGTGGTGGAGAGGGACCGTTGA
- the coaD gene encoding pantetheine-phosphate adenylyltransferase, whose amino-acid sequence MRIGVYPGTFDPITLGHMDIIRRGAKFVDRLIIGVTTNIAKSPLFDDDERIAMVKAEVAGIDGDIEVVGFNSLLMDFADAQGASIIVRGIRGVTDFEYEYQLTGMNRQLNDRVETVFLMADVSLQPIASRLVKEIAIFGGDIHKFVTPSVRDAVVARIAERGLLQGER is encoded by the coding sequence ATGCGTATTGGGGTTTATCCCGGAACCTTCGACCCGATCACGCTCGGGCATATGGATATCATTCGTCGCGGCGCGAAATTCGTCGACCGGCTGATCATCGGGGTGACCACCAATATCGCGAAATCGCCCCTGTTCGACGACGACGAGCGGATCGCGATGGTCAAGGCCGAGGTTGCGGGGATCGACGGCGACATCGAGGTCGTCGGTTTCAATTCGTTGCTGATGGACTTTGCCGACGCCCAGGGCGCGTCGATCATCGTCCGCGGCATTCGCGGTGTCACCGATTTCGAATATGAGTATCAGCTGACGGGCATGAACCGCCAGCTCAACGACCGCGTCGAAACGGTTTTTTTGATGGCCGACGTCAGCCTTCAGCCGATCGCGTCGCGGCTAGTCAAAGAAATCGCGATCTTCGGCGGCGATATCCACAAATTCGTGACGCCTTCGGTGCGCGACGCCGTCGTGGCTCGCATCGCCGAGCGGGGACTGCTTCAGGGCGAGCGCTGA
- a CDS encoding peptidylprolyl isomerase — MAFGLVGAAVAQEAPPAPAPNPEQSQPAPPVETPAPAPVETPTAPAPAAEAAPATEVPAVPAMTPDQYINNPEYMLNIDLSTGGRVVVQLYPNVAPNHVERLKQLARAGFYDGIKFHRVIDGFMAQTGDPTATGQGGSQLPDLKAEFNPTPHLRGTLSMARAESEDSANSQFFIMLQPRFSLDRRYTAFGRVVSGMQYIDAIHKGEPPEVMSRMVQVSVAADNKPMPPPSMLVETVPPPVVPAPVGVDELNAPIKQ; from the coding sequence ATGGCGTTCGGTCTCGTAGGCGCGGCCGTCGCGCAGGAGGCGCCGCCCGCGCCGGCGCCGAACCCTGAACAGAGCCAGCCCGCGCCGCCGGTGGAAACGCCCGCCCCCGCGCCGGTCGAAACCCCGACCGCGCCCGCCCCGGCTGCGGAGGCTGCGCCTGCAACGGAAGTCCCCGCGGTGCCCGCGATGACGCCCGACCAATATATCAACAACCCCGAATATATGCTCAACATCGACCTTTCGACGGGTGGGCGGGTCGTTGTCCAGCTCTATCCGAATGTCGCGCCGAACCATGTTGAGCGGCTGAAGCAACTTGCGCGCGCGGGCTTCTATGACGGGATCAAGTTCCACCGCGTGATCGACGGCTTCATGGCGCAGACGGGCGATCCGACCGCGACGGGGCAGGGCGGGTCGCAGCTTCCCGACCTCAAGGCCGAATTCAACCCGACCCCGCACCTGCGCGGCACGCTGTCGATGGCGCGCGCGGAGAGCGAGGACAGCGCGAACAGCCAGTTCTTCATCATGCTCCAGCCGCGTTTCTCGCTCGATCGTCGTTACACCGCCTTCGGCCGCGTCGTCTCGGGCATGCAATATATCGACGCGATCCATAAGGGCGAACCGCCCGAAGTGATGTCGCGCATGGTCCAGGTGTCGGTCGCCGCCGATAACAAGCCGATGCCGCCGCCGTCGATGCTGGTCGAAACGGTGCCGCCGCCGGTGGTGCCGGCCCCGGTCGGCGTCGACGAACTCAACGCCCCGATCAAGCAGTAA
- the queA gene encoding tRNA preQ1(34) S-adenosylmethionine ribosyltransferase-isomerase QueA, which produces MRVDAFDFDLPNERIALRPARPRDAARMLVVDDGKIVDAGVRDLPQWLRPGDCLVFNDTRVIPAQLEGRRGDAKIGATLHKRIDLRRWQAFVRNAKRLRVGETVDFGAGVEALAEERLADGSFILTFAGDEPVELLLERAGTMPLPPYIAGKRATDEDDRSDYQTMFAREDGAVAAPTAALHFTPKLLDALAAADIATETLTLHVGAGTFLPVKADDTEDHVMHAEWGRIEADTAARLNAVRAAGGRVIAVGTTSLRLLESAAQDDGIIAPFAGDTAIFITPGYRFRAIDGLMTNFHLPRSTLFMLVSALMGLETMQAAYAHAIAQSYRFYSYGDASLLLPRAK; this is translated from the coding sequence ATGCGCGTCGACGCCTTCGATTTCGATCTGCCGAACGAGCGTATCGCGCTTCGCCCCGCGCGGCCGCGCGATGCCGCGCGGATGCTCGTCGTCGACGACGGCAAGATCGTCGATGCCGGGGTGCGCGACCTGCCCCAATGGCTGCGTCCGGGCGACTGCCTCGTCTTCAACGACACGCGGGTCATCCCGGCGCAGCTCGAAGGGCGTAGAGGCGACGCGAAAATCGGCGCGACCTTGCACAAGCGGATTGACCTGCGCCGCTGGCAGGCCTTCGTCCGCAATGCGAAGCGGCTCCGCGTCGGCGAGACGGTCGATTTCGGCGCGGGGGTCGAGGCCCTCGCCGAGGAACGGCTCGCCGACGGCAGCTTCATTCTGACCTTTGCGGGCGACGAGCCGGTCGAACTTCTGCTCGAGCGTGCGGGCACGATGCCGCTCCCCCCTTATATCGCGGGCAAGCGCGCGACCGACGAAGACGACCGCAGCGACTATCAGACGATGTTTGCGCGCGAGGACGGCGCGGTCGCAGCGCCGACGGCGGCGTTGCACTTTACGCCCAAACTGCTCGATGCGCTGGCGGCGGCGGACATCGCGACCGAGACATTGACGCTTCACGTCGGCGCCGGAACCTTTCTGCCCGTGAAGGCCGACGACACCGAAGATCATGTCATGCACGCCGAATGGGGGCGGATCGAGGCCGATACCGCGGCGCGGCTCAACGCCGTGCGCGCCGCGGGCGGCCGCGTGATCGCGGTCGGCACCACGAGCCTGCGCCTGCTCGAAAGCGCGGCGCAGGACGACGGCATCATCGCGCCCTTCGCGGGAGACACCGCGATCTTCATCACCCCCGGCTACCGCTTCAGGGCGATCGACGGGCTGATGACCAACTTCCACCTGCCGCGCTCGACATTGTTCATGCTGGTCAGCGCGCTGATGGGGCTGGAGACGATGCAGGCGGCTTATGCGCACGCGATTGCGCAGAGCTATCGATTCTACAGCTATGGCGATGCCAGCCTGTTGCTACCTCGCGCGAAATGA
- a CDS encoding spore coat protein U domain-containing protein → MKKLFALAAMSAMLSTPAFAADSDSESFDINANVAETCTMEGISDIELGTLSINTTAGSNALFLNGASADNAGEFWLSCNDTNRMSIVPTLGKLKNQSRTLQSGDDAGFKDTINYSVAALNYRNGFLQPSYNSLLGPLLQNQSRGAIHRKIDMGAAVTLLGNLDARPLAGVYKDTVTVTVTTI, encoded by the coding sequence ATGAAGAAGCTTTTCGCTTTGGCCGCCATGTCGGCCATGCTTTCGACGCCTGCTTTCGCTGCGGATTCGGATTCGGAATCGTTCGACATTAACGCGAACGTTGCCGAAACCTGCACGATGGAAGGCATCAGCGACATCGAACTCGGCACGCTGTCGATCAACACCACCGCTGGCAGCAACGCGCTGTTCCTCAACGGTGCGTCGGCCGACAACGCCGGTGAGTTCTGGCTGAGCTGCAACGACACCAATCGCATGTCGATCGTCCCGACCCTGGGCAAGCTGAAGAACCAGTCGCGCACGCTGCAGTCGGGTGATGACGCCGGCTTCAAGGACACGATCAACTATTCGGTCGCAGCCCTGAACTATCGCAACGGCTTTCTGCAGCCGTCGTACAACAGCCTGCTTGGCCCGCTGCTCCAGAACCAGAGCCGTGGTGCGATCCATCGCAAGATCGACATGGGCGCTGCTGTGACCCTGCTCGGCAACCTCGACGCCCGCCCGCTGGCTGGTGTCTACAAGGACACCGTGACCGTTACCGTCACGACCATCTGA
- a CDS encoding spore coat protein U domain-containing protein — protein sequence MKKLLIVSLGAMLASTPAFAADSDSEAFDINASVAETCTMEGISDVDLGTLSINTTAGSGALLINNTSADETSPFWVSCNESNRMLIDADLGVLKNQTRTLASGDDSGFKDTINYSVYALNYLNSGAGPEHNSAQGSIGQNTTRGAIHRQVELRARVRANENQDARPLAGTYEDTVTVTVTTI from the coding sequence ATGAAAAAGCTCCTTATCGTCTCGCTCGGCGCGATGCTCGCCTCGACGCCTGCCTTCGCCGCTGATTCGGACAGCGAAGCGTTCGACATCAACGCAAGCGTTGCCGAAACCTGCACGATGGAAGGCATCTCCGACGTCGACCTTGGCACGCTGTCGATCAACACGACGGCCGGTTCGGGTGCGCTGCTGATCAACAACACGTCGGCTGACGAAACCAGCCCGTTCTGGGTCAGCTGCAACGAAAGCAACCGCATGCTGATCGACGCCGACCTTGGCGTCCTGAAGAACCAGACGCGCACCTTGGCCTCGGGCGATGACTCGGGCTTCAAGGACACGATCAACTATTCGGTCTATGCGCTGAACTATTTGAACAGCGGTGCGGGTCCGGAACATAATTCGGCTCAAGGTTCGATCGGTCAGAACACGACCCGCGGCGCGATTCATCGCCAGGTTGAACTGCGCGCACGCGTGCGCGCCAACGAAAACCAGGACGCTCGCCCGCTGGCCGGCACCTATGAAGACACTGTTACGGTTACCGTAACGACGATCTGA
- a CDS encoding fimbrial biogenesis chaperone has product MFRKSLILAFAAATLAVGASPVEAARVTPMTVEMAPTGRGSTARIEVTNSEDRNLPVELRMYRGDVNEAGELTLTPADEKFVVFPPQVVIAPNAQQVFRIQYLPSEPLTKSEVYYAAVTQIPVDLDPTISRIQVVMRFNVLVNIVPEGTKAEPVVTSAKALVRETVVPPDERLPVDQQKPKTVTERGVEVRIENRGTRFFAAGRTGWTIAGTREDGTAFSESRTAGRMSDAIGFGLIPPGGARIFFVPVEEPLREEGVSIKIGE; this is encoded by the coding sequence TTGTTCCGGAAATCTTTGATACTGGCGTTCGCCGCCGCAACCTTGGCCGTGGGCGCGAGTCCCGTCGAGGCGGCCCGGGTGACCCCGATGACGGTCGAAATGGCGCCGACTGGTCGCGGATCGACCGCGCGTATCGAAGTCACCAACTCCGAAGACCGCAATTTGCCGGTCGAACTGCGGATGTACCGCGGCGATGTGAACGAGGCGGGCGAACTGACGCTCACCCCGGCCGACGAAAAATTCGTCGTCTTCCCGCCGCAGGTCGTGATCGCACCAAACGCACAGCAGGTTTTCCGGATTCAGTATTTGCCGAGCGAGCCGCTTACCAAGTCCGAAGTTTATTATGCCGCGGTCACCCAGATCCCCGTCGACCTCGATCCGACGATCTCGCGAATCCAAGTGGTGATGCGGTTCAACGTTCTGGTCAATATCGTACCCGAAGGCACCAAGGCTGAACCGGTCGTGACGTCCGCAAAGGCGCTGGTTCGCGAGACGGTAGTGCCGCCCGACGAGCGGCTTCCGGTCGATCAGCAGAAGCCCAAGACGGTGACCGAACGCGGCGTCGAGGTTCGCATCGAAAATCGCGGTACGCGCTTTTTCGCGGCTGGACGCACCGGCTGGACGATCGCCGGTACGCGCGAAGACGGCACCGCTTTTTCAGAATCGCGTACCGCCGGCCGGATGAGCGACGCGATCGGCTTTGGCCTTATTCCGCCCGGGGGGGCTCGCATCTTCTTCGTTCCGGTCGAAGAACCGCTGCGCGAGGAGGGCGTCAGCATCAAGATCGGAGAATGA